In Gossypium arboreum isolate Shixiya-1 chromosome 5, ASM2569848v2, whole genome shotgun sequence, a single genomic region encodes these proteins:
- the LOC108452617 gene encoding uncharacterized protein LOC108452617 codes for MAYSIPKLYSTYSFPNDFSQFPNPSTVSQENYTACGAIPGASWDHEDISFPTFLDNGGVDVFQQDSNLTSPVSVSVPVPAALFPELIGISSDLDVPTALPHHFNNVAAGFCGIGTIQNLGARYQLQDVCEFGDECTGFVHQDFKPIDPTLGQNLGIQGNRMRPPAIEDSNLKVGRYSVEERKDRILRYLKKRNQRNFNKTIKYACRKTLADRRVRVRGRFARNTEICEHQDMVLKREDDNLPNDKNLYNCCEAVQMKHDEDDWLQEAMANLMYLPYIAG; via the exons ATGGCTTATTCTATTCCCAAGCTCTACTCTACTTATTCATTTCCCAATGATTTTTCTCAGTTTCCAAATCCATCGACAGTTTCCCAAGAAAACTACACAGCTTGTGGTGCTATCCCTGGTGCATCATGGGATCATGAAGATATTAGCTTCCCAACGTTTTTAGACAATGGTGGGGTCGATGTTTTTCAACAAGATTCTAATCTAACATCTCCAGTTTCAGTCTCAGTTCCAGTTCCAGCAGCATTGTTTCCTGAACTAATTGGGATTTCATCAGATTTAGATGTCCCAACAGCATTGCCCCATCATTTCAATAACGTTGCTGCTGGCTTTTGTGGCATTGGAACCATCCAAAATCTTGGTGCCAGATATCAACTGCAAGATGTCTGTGAGTTTGGAGACGAATGCACTGGATTTGTTCATCAGGATTTCAAGCCAATTGATCCAACTCTGGGACAAAATTTG GGAATTCAAGGCAATCGAATGCGACCGCCGGCCATAGAAGACAGCAATCTTAAGGTTGGTCGATATTCAGTGGAAGAAAGGAAAGACAGAATTCTTAGATACTTGAAGAAGAGAAACCAAAGGAACTTTAACAAGACTATTAAG TATGCTTGCAGGAAAACCCTAGCTGATAGAAGAGTTAGAGTCCGGGGAAGATTTGCAAGGAACACTGAAATTTGTGAACATCAAGACATGGTATTGAAGAGAGAAGATGATAATTTACCCAATGACAAAAACTTATATAATTGCTGTGAAGCAGTCCAG ATGAAGCATGATGAAGATGATTGGCTGCAAGAGGCTATGGCAAATCTTATGTATTTACCTTATATTGCTGGTTGA